In a genomic window of Pseudomonas oryzihabitans:
- the uvrB gene encoding excinuclease ABC subunit UvrB: MSAFQLSTRYTPAGDQPEAIRQMVEGLEAGLSHQTLLGVTGSGKTFSIANVIAQVQRPTMVLAPNKTLAAQLYGEFKAFFPNNSVEYFVSYYDYYQPEAYVPSSDTFIEKDSSINDHIEQMRLSATKALLERKDAIIVASVSSIYGLGSPEAYLKMVLHLDRGDRIDQRTILRRLAELQYSRNDMEFARATFRVRGDVIDIFPAESDLEAVRVELFDDEVESLSAFDPLTGEVIRKLPRFTFYPKTHYATPRETLLGAIENIKLELADRLEWLRSQNRLLEAQRLEQRTRFDLEMILELGYCNGIENYSRYLSGRGPGEPPPTLYDYLPSNALLVIDESHVTVPQIGAMFKGDRSRKETLVEYGFRLPSALDNRPLKFEEWEAGAPQTIFVSATPGPYEEEHAGRVIEQVVRPTGLVDPIIEIRPATTQVDDLLSEIRLRVAQEERVLCTTLTKRMAEDLTDYLADHDVRVRYLHSDIDTVERVEIIRDLRLGTFDVLVGINLLREGLDMPEVSLVAVLDADKEGFLRSERSLIQTIGRAARNLNGKAILYADSITGSMQRAIDETERRRNKQLAFNEEHGIVPQGIKKDIRDIMEGAAAPGAKGKRRAAKVAEEQGEYAAELRSPSEIGKRIRQLEEKMLQLARDLQFESAAQLRDEIQALRERLVQV, translated from the coding sequence ATGTCCGCATTCCAACTCTCCACCCGCTACACCCCGGCGGGCGACCAGCCCGAAGCCATTCGCCAGATGGTGGAAGGCCTGGAGGCGGGTCTGTCGCACCAGACCCTGCTCGGCGTGACCGGCTCGGGCAAGACCTTCAGCATCGCCAACGTCATCGCCCAGGTGCAACGCCCGACCATGGTGCTGGCGCCGAACAAGACCCTGGCCGCCCAGCTCTACGGCGAATTCAAGGCCTTCTTCCCGAACAACTCGGTGGAGTACTTCGTTTCCTACTACGACTACTACCAGCCGGAAGCCTATGTGCCCTCGTCGGACACCTTCATCGAGAAGGACTCGTCCATCAACGACCACATCGAGCAGATGCGCCTGTCCGCCACCAAGGCGCTGCTGGAGCGCAAGGACGCCATCATCGTTGCCTCGGTATCGTCCATCTACGGCCTGGGCAGTCCCGAAGCCTATCTGAAGATGGTCCTGCACCTGGACCGCGGTGATCGCATCGACCAGCGCACCATCCTGCGCCGGCTGGCCGAGCTGCAATACAGCCGCAACGACATGGAATTCGCCCGCGCCACCTTCCGAGTGCGCGGCGACGTCATCGACATCTTCCCGGCGGAATCCGATCTGGAAGCCGTGCGTGTCGAGTTGTTCGACGACGAGGTGGAGAGCCTGTCGGCCTTCGATCCCCTCACCGGCGAGGTGATCCGCAAGTTGCCGCGCTTCACCTTCTATCCCAAGACCCACTACGCCACGCCGCGCGAGACCCTGTTGGGTGCCATCGAGAACATCAAGTTGGAACTTGCCGACCGGCTCGAATGGTTGCGCAGCCAGAATCGGCTGCTCGAAGCCCAGCGCCTGGAACAGCGCACCCGCTTCGACCTGGAGATGATCCTCGAGCTGGGCTACTGCAACGGTATCGAGAACTACAGTCGCTATCTGTCCGGGCGTGGTCCGGGTGAGCCGCCGCCGACCCTCTACGACTATCTGCCGAGTAACGCCCTGCTGGTGATCGACGAATCCCACGTCACCGTTCCGCAGATCGGCGCCATGTTCAAGGGCGACCGCTCGCGCAAGGAAACCCTGGTGGAATACGGCTTCCGCCTGCCCTCGGCGCTGGACAACCGGCCGCTCAAGTTCGAGGAGTGGGAAGCCGGTGCGCCCCAGACCATCTTCGTCTCGGCCACCCCGGGGCCCTATGAGGAAGAGCATGCCGGCCGCGTCATCGAACAGGTGGTGCGCCCCACCGGCCTGGTCGATCCGATCATCGAGATCCGTCCGGCCACCACCCAGGTGGACGACCTGCTCTCCGAAATCCGCCTGCGCGTGGCCCAGGAGGAGCGGGTGCTCTGTACCACCCTGACCAAGCGCATGGCCGAGGACCTCACCGACTACCTCGCCGATCACGACGTGCGAGTGCGCTATCTGCACTCGGACATCGATACCGTAGAGCGGGTGGAAATCATCCGCGACCTGCGCCTGGGTACCTTCGACGTCCTGGTGGGCATCAACCTCTTGCGCGAAGGCCTCGACATGCCCGAAGTCTCCCTGGTCGCCGTGCTCGACGCCGACAAGGAAGGCTTCCTGCGCTCCGAACGCTCGCTGATCCAGACCATCGGCCGGGCGGCGCGTAACCTCAATGGCAAGGCCATCCTCTACGCCGACAGCATCACCGGCTCCATGCAGCGCGCCATCGACGAGACCGAGCGTCGCCGCAACAAGCAGTTGGCCTTCAACGAAGAGCACGGCATCGTGCCCCAGGGCATCAAGAAGGACATCCGCGACATCATGGAAGGCGCCGCGGCCCCGGGTGCCAAGGGCAAGCGTCGTGCCGCCAAGGTGGCCGAAGAGCAGGGCGAGTACGCCGCCGAGCTGCGCTCTCCCAGCGAGATCGGCAAGCGTATCCGCCAACTCGAAGAGAAGATGCTGCAACTGGCGCGCGACCTGCAATTCGAGTCCGCCGCCCAGCTGCGTGACGAGATCCAGGCCTTGCGCGAGCGCCTCGTCCAAGTCTGA
- a CDS encoding amino acid aminotransferase has product MSLFSAVEMAPRDPILGLNEAYNADARPHKVNLGVGVYYDEQGRIPLLRAVAEAEKQRVAAQAPRGYLPIEGIAAYDQAVQHLLFGAESSLVREGRAVTVQAVGGTGALKIGADFLKRLLPEAVVAISDPSWENHRALFEGAGFPVQTYRYYDAASNGLNREGFLADLKALPERSVVVLHACCHNPTGVDLQPADWQAVLDVVKARNLVPFLDIAYQGFGDGIEEDAQAVRLFADSGLTFLVSSSFSKSFSLYGERVGALTLVSESREESARVLSQVKRVIRTNYSNPPTHGATIVATVLSNPELRALWETELGEMRQRIRTMRNALVEGLAAAGATRDFAFVNAQRGMFSYSGLTAEQVERLKTDFGIYAVSTGRICVAALNERNLPSTIQAIAAVLKG; this is encoded by the coding sequence ATGAGTTTGTTCTCCGCCGTCGAAATGGCACCCCGCGACCCCATCCTTGGCCTGAACGAGGCCTATAACGCCGATGCCCGTCCGCACAAGGTCAACCTGGGCGTGGGGGTGTATTACGACGAGCAGGGCCGCATTCCACTGCTGCGCGCCGTGGCCGAGGCCGAGAAGCAGCGCGTGGCGGCCCAGGCACCGCGTGGCTATCTGCCCATCGAAGGCATCGCCGCCTACGACCAGGCCGTGCAGCACCTGCTGTTCGGTGCCGAGTCGAGCCTGGTGCGGGAAGGCCGCGCCGTTACGGTACAGGCCGTCGGCGGTACCGGCGCGCTGAAGATAGGTGCCGATTTCCTCAAGCGCCTGCTGCCCGAGGCCGTGGTCGCCATCAGCGATCCGAGCTGGGAAAACCACCGCGCCCTGTTCGAGGGTGCCGGCTTTCCCGTGCAGACCTATCGCTACTATGACGCCGCCAGCAATGGCCTGAATCGCGAAGGCTTCCTGGCCGACCTCAAGGCGCTGCCGGAGCGCTCGGTGGTGGTGCTGCACGCCTGCTGCCACAACCCCACCGGGGTGGACCTGCAGCCGGCCGACTGGCAGGCCGTGCTGGACGTGGTCAAGGCGCGCAACCTGGTGCCCTTCCTCGACATCGCCTACCAGGGCTTTGGCGACGGCATCGAGGAAGATGCCCAAGCCGTGCGTCTGTTCGCCGACTCCGGCCTGACCTTCCTGGTCTCCAGTTCCTTTTCCAAGTCGTTCTCGCTGTACGGCGAGCGCGTGGGCGCCCTGACCCTGGTCAGCGAGAGCCGCGAGGAAAGCGCGCGGGTGCTGTCGCAGGTCAAGCGGGTGATCCGCACCAACTATTCCAACCCGCCGACCCATGGCGCCACCATCGTCGCCACGGTGTTGAGCAATCCCGAGCTGCGCGCCCTGTGGGAAACCGAGTTGGGCGAGATGCGCCAGCGAATCCGCACCATGCGCAATGCCCTGGTGGAAGGCCTGGCCGCGGCCGGCGCCACCCGCGACTTCGCCTTCGTCAACGCCCAGCGCGGCATGTTCTCCTACTCCGGCCTCACCGCCGAGCAGGTCGAGCGGCTGAAGACCGACTTCGGCATCTATGCGGTCAGCACCGGTCGCATCTGCGTGGCCGCGCTGAATGAGCGCAATCTGCCGTCGACCATCCAGGCCATCGCTGCGGTATTGAAAGGCTAA
- a CDS encoding sensor histidine kinase, whose amino-acid sequence MNPSSRRHWISDVSSAIRAREKLAYGLAMLAFVLALLARFALDDFLSQGFPYLTFFPAVILTTFFCGTGAGILCAILSGLAAWYFFIPAQSSFVINGQGMLAMLLYVFIVSVDIVLIHYMHMASARLRAEQQVIHGLYQQQTTMFQELQHRVANNIQFIASLLMLQQLKLPGDSEASRALEEARSRLESISRIHRRLHDPADADQPVAHHLHLLTSDLLDATGLSNVSCTISAEPVNFDLPRLTTLSMLVAEVVTNSLKHAFDGDQRGLISISLERVDTQRLLLRIADNGRGMPRHFNPRTSQRLGFKIINSLAEQLGGEALFSGDQGTVIEVEFAA is encoded by the coding sequence TTGAATCCGTCATCCCGCCGCCATTGGATCAGCGATGTCAGCAGCGCCATTAGAGCTCGGGAAAAGCTCGCCTATGGCCTCGCCATGCTGGCATTCGTCCTGGCCCTGCTGGCGCGCTTCGCCCTGGATGACTTCCTCTCCCAGGGTTTTCCCTACCTGACCTTCTTTCCCGCAGTCATCCTCACCACCTTCTTTTGCGGAACCGGTGCCGGCATCCTCTGCGCTATCCTCTCGGGACTGGCGGCCTGGTATTTCTTCATTCCGGCGCAGTCGTCGTTCGTGATCAATGGGCAAGGCATGCTGGCGATGCTCCTCTATGTGTTCATCGTCAGCGTGGACATCGTACTGATCCACTACATGCATATGGCGAGTGCTCGCCTGCGGGCCGAGCAGCAGGTGATCCACGGCCTCTATCAACAGCAGACGACGATGTTCCAGGAGCTGCAGCACCGGGTCGCCAACAATATCCAATTCATCGCCTCCTTACTCATGCTGCAGCAACTCAAACTGCCGGGTGATAGCGAAGCCTCGCGAGCGCTGGAGGAAGCCCGCTCGCGCCTGGAAAGCATCTCGCGCATCCACCGCCGCCTGCACGATCCAGCCGACGCCGATCAACCGGTAGCCCATCACCTGCACCTGCTGACCAGCGATCTGCTGGATGCCACGGGGCTGAGCAACGTGTCCTGCACCATCAGCGCCGAACCGGTGAACTTCGATCTGCCGCGCCTGACCACCCTGTCGATGCTGGTGGCGGAGGTGGTGACCAACTCGCTCAAGCACGCCTTCGATGGCGATCAGCGTGGTCTGATCAGCATCAGCCTGGAACGGGTCGATACCCAGCGTCTGCTGCTGCGGATTGCCGACAACGGTCGTGGCATGCCCCGGCATTTCAATCCGCGCACCAGCCAGCGCCTGGGCTTCAAGATCATCAATAGCCTGGCCGAGCAACTGGGGGGCGAGGCGTTGTTCAGCGGTGACCAGGGCACCGTGATCGAGGTCGAATTCGCGGCCTGA
- a CDS encoding zinc ribbon domain-containing protein YjdM — protein MTALPPCPQCASEYTYADGAQLICPECAHEWTPGEAGAADETKVIRDAVGNTLQDGDTVSVIKDLKVKGSSLVVKVGTKVKNIRLVDGDHDIDCKIDGIGAMKLKSEFVKKV, from the coding sequence ATGACCGCTCTGCCGCCCTGCCCCCAATGCGCTTCCGAATACACCTACGCGGACGGCGCCCAGCTGATCTGCCCGGAGTGTGCCCATGAATGGACGCCGGGTGAGGCTGGTGCCGCCGACGAAACCAAGGTGATCCGCGATGCCGTGGGCAACACCCTGCAGGACGGCGATACGGTCAGCGTGATCAAGGATCTCAAGGTCAAGGGCTCGTCGCTGGTGGTCAAGGTCGGTACCAAGGTGAAGAACATCCGCCTGGTCGATGGCGACCACGACATCGATTGCAAGATCGACGGCATCGGCGCGATGAAGCTCAAGTCGGAGTTCGTCAAGAAGGTCTGA
- a CDS encoding invasion associated locus B family protein — MSRRFLRPALFIAPLLLAGQAFAQSAPPAQQQPPQPSVSEKYGDWQMVCHIARTAERSVQLCSITQQKDSPKGQRMLVTELRPNRDGVDGILVLPFGVAVTKPISLQIDKRSLESRPFQTCIPQGCVVPVEFVGEAFKQLQRGSRLTVTTPVANGETASESLSLKGFSKAYDRAKELTKPL; from the coding sequence ATGTCTCGACGGTTTCTCCGCCCGGCCCTCTTTATCGCGCCGCTGCTGCTCGCCGGCCAGGCCTTCGCCCAGTCGGCACCGCCAGCCCAGCAGCAGCCGCCACAGCCTTCGGTTTCGGAAAAGTACGGTGACTGGCAGATGGTCTGCCACATCGCCCGTACCGCGGAGCGCTCCGTGCAGCTGTGCTCCATCACCCAGCAAAAGGACAGCCCCAAGGGCCAGCGCATGCTGGTCACCGAGCTGCGGCCCAATCGCGACGGGGTGGACGGTATTCTCGTCCTGCCCTTCGGCGTGGCCGTGACCAAGCCGATCTCGCTGCAGATCGACAAGCGCAGCCTGGAGAGTCGTCCCTTCCAGACCTGCATCCCGCAGGGCTGCGTGGTGCCGGTGGAATTCGTCGGTGAGGCCTTCAAGCAGCTGCAGCGCGGCAGCCGCCTGACCGTGACCACTCCGGTCGCCAATGGCGAGACCGCCAGCGAAAGCCTGTCGCTCAAGGGCTTCTCCAAGGCCTACGACCGGGCCAAGGAACTGACCAAGCCGCTATAA
- a CDS encoding CoA-acylating methylmalonate-semialdehyde dehydrogenase, whose amino-acid sequence MSLKHLIGGQLVDGGSRRAPVYNPSTGAVIREVPLADAATLQQAIDAAQAAYPAWRNTPPAKRAQVLFRFKQLLESNEARLVQLISEEHGKTLEDAAGELRRGIENVEYATAAPELLKGEYNRNAGPSIDTWSDFQPLGVVAGITPFNFPAMVPLWMYPLAIACGNTFILKPSERDPSSTLAIAQLFEEAGLPKGVLNVVHGDKEAVDGLLDAPEVKALSFVGSTPIAEYIYARGTAKGKRVQALGGAKNHAVVMPDADLGNTVNALMGAAYGSCGERCMAISVAVCVGDQVADALIARLVPEIEKLKVGPGTQCGLDMGPLVTGAHLDKVTGYVADGEAAGAKLVVDGRSLKVADHEEGFFLGGCLFDQVTPEMRIYKEEIFGPVLCVVRVKSLEEGIALINAHEYGNGTCIFTRDGEAARLFADQIEVGMVGINVPLPVPVAYHSFGGWKRSLFGDLHAYGPDGVRFYTRRKTITQRWPQRESHEASQFAFPSNG is encoded by the coding sequence ATGAGCCTCAAGCATCTCATCGGCGGCCAACTGGTCGACGGTGGCAGCCGCCGTGCACCGGTCTACAACCCCTCCACCGGCGCGGTGATCCGCGAAGTGCCCCTGGCCGATGCCGCCACCCTGCAGCAGGCCATCGACGCCGCCCAGGCGGCCTATCCGGCCTGGCGCAACACCCCGCCGGCCAAGCGCGCCCAGGTGCTGTTCCGCTTCAAGCAACTGCTGGAAAGCAACGAAGCACGCCTGGTCCAGCTGATCAGCGAAGAGCACGGCAAGACCCTGGAAGATGCCGCCGGCGAACTGCGCCGTGGTATCGAAAATGTCGAATACGCCACCGCCGCGCCCGAATTGCTCAAGGGCGAATACAACCGCAACGCCGGCCCCAGCATCGACACCTGGTCCGACTTCCAGCCCCTGGGCGTGGTCGCTGGCATCACCCCCTTCAACTTCCCGGCCATGGTGCCACTGTGGATGTATCCGTTGGCCATCGCCTGCGGCAACACCTTCATCCTCAAGCCCAGCGAGCGCGATCCCAGCTCCACCCTGGCCATCGCCCAGCTGTTCGAGGAAGCCGGCCTGCCCAAGGGCGTGCTCAACGTGGTGCATGGCGATAAGGAAGCCGTCGATGGCCTGCTCGACGCCCCCGAGGTCAAGGCGCTGAGCTTCGTCGGCTCCACTCCCATCGCCGAATACATCTATGCCCGCGGCACCGCCAAGGGCAAGCGCGTCCAGGCCCTGGGCGGCGCCAAGAACCATGCGGTGGTCATGCCCGACGCCGACCTCGGCAACACCGTCAATGCGCTGATGGGCGCCGCCTACGGCTCCTGCGGCGAGCGCTGCATGGCCATCTCGGTGGCGGTCTGCGTCGGTGACCAGGTCGCCGATGCCCTGATCGCCCGGCTGGTGCCGGAGATCGAGAAGCTCAAGGTCGGTCCCGGCACCCAATGTGGCCTGGACATGGGCCCGCTGGTCACCGGCGCGCACTTGGACAAGGTCACCGGCTACGTCGCTGACGGCGAAGCTGCCGGTGCCAAGCTAGTGGTGGACGGTCGCAGCCTCAAGGTCGCCGATCATGAAGAAGGCTTCTTCCTCGGCGGCTGCCTGTTCGACCAGGTCACTCCGGAGATGCGCATCTACAAGGAAGAGATATTCGGCCCGGTGCTCTGCGTGGTGCGGGTCAAGAGCCTGGAAGAGGGCATCGCCCTGATCAACGCCCACGAATACGGCAACGGCACCTGCATCTTCACCCGCGACGGCGAAGCGGCACGGCTGTTCGCCGACCAGATCGAGGTGGGCATGGTCGGCATCAACGTACCCCTGCCGGTGCCGGTGGCCTATCACAGCTTCGGCGGCTGGAAACGCTCGCTGTTCGGCGACCTCCACGCCTATGGCCCGGACGGCGTGCGCTTCTACACCCGCCGCAAGACCATCACCCAGCGCTGGCCGCAACGCGAAAGCCACGAAGCTTCGCAGTTCGCCTTCCCCAGCAACGGCTGA
- a CDS encoding aspartate aminotransferase family protein → MNQPLTVTPPVAAQLNLRAHWMPFTANRAFQKDPRIVVAAEGSWLTDDQGRRIYDSLSGLWTCGAGHSRKEIQEAVARQLGTLDYSPGFQYGHPLSFQLAEKMAELTPAGLDHVFFTGSGSESADTSVKLARAYWRIKGQPAKTKLIGRARGYHGVNIAGTSLGGIGGNRKLYGSFMDVDHLPHTLQPGLAFTKGMAETGGVELANELLKLIELHDASNIAAVIVEPMSGSAGVIVPPVGYLQRLREICTQHDILLIFDEVITAFGRMGRHTGAEFFGVTPDIMNVAKQVTNGAVPLGAVIASSAIYDTFMNQATPEHMVEFPHGYTYSAHPVACAAGLAALELLERENLVQQAAELAPKFEASLHGLKGAKHVVDIRNCGLSGALQLAPRDGDAVIRPFEAGIALWKAGFYVRFGGDTLQFGPTFNAKIEDLDRVFAAVGDVLNRLD, encoded by the coding sequence ATGAACCAGCCGCTGACCGTCACCCCGCCCGTCGCCGCCCAGCTCAACCTGCGCGCCCACTGGATGCCCTTCACCGCCAATCGCGCCTTCCAGAAAGACCCGCGCATCGTGGTGGCCGCCGAGGGCAGTTGGTTGACCGACGACCAGGGCCGGCGCATCTATGACAGCCTCTCCGGCCTCTGGACCTGCGGCGCCGGGCACTCGCGCAAGGAGATCCAGGAGGCCGTGGCGCGCCAACTGGGCACCCTCGACTACTCGCCGGGCTTCCAGTACGGTCATCCGCTGTCCTTCCAACTGGCCGAGAAGATGGCCGAACTGACTCCGGCCGGTCTCGATCATGTCTTCTTCACCGGTTCGGGCTCCGAGAGCGCTGATACCTCGGTCAAGCTGGCCCGCGCCTACTGGCGCATCAAGGGCCAGCCGGCCAAGACCAAGCTGATCGGCCGCGCCCGTGGCTACCACGGCGTCAACATCGCCGGCACCAGCCTGGGTGGCATCGGCGGCAACCGGAAGCTGTACGGCTCCTTCATGGACGTCGACCACCTGCCGCACACCCTGCAACCGGGCCTGGCCTTTACCAAAGGCATGGCCGAGACCGGCGGCGTCGAGCTGGCCAACGAGCTGCTCAAGCTGATCGAGCTGCACGATGCCTCCAACATCGCCGCGGTCATCGTCGAGCCCATGTCCGGTTCGGCCGGGGTGATCGTGCCGCCGGTGGGCTATCTGCAGCGCCTGCGCGAGATCTGCACCCAGCACGACATCCTGCTGATCTTCGACGAGGTCATCACCGCCTTCGGCCGCATGGGTCGCCACACCGGTGCCGAATTCTTCGGCGTGACGCCGGATATCATGAACGTGGCCAAGCAGGTCACCAACGGTGCCGTGCCCCTGGGCGCGGTGATCGCCAGCAGCGCCATCTACGACACCTTCATGAACCAGGCCACGCCCGAGCACATGGTGGAATTCCCCCATGGCTACACCTACTCGGCGCATCCGGTCGCCTGCGCCGCGGGCCTGGCGGCGCTGGAACTGCTGGAGCGGGAAAACCTGGTGCAGCAGGCCGCCGAGCTGGCGCCGAAATTCGAAGCCTCGCTACATGGCCTCAAGGGAGCCAAGCACGTGGTGGACATCCGCAACTGCGGCCTGTCCGGCGCCCTCCAGCTCGCCCCGCGCGATGGCGATGCGGTGATCCGTCCCTTCGAGGCCGGCATCGCCCTATGGAAGGCCGGTTTCTATGTCCGCTTTGGCGGTGACACCCTGCAATTTGGGCCCACCTTCAACGCCAAGATCGAGGACCTGGACCGCGTCTTCGCCGCCGTCGGCGATGTCCTGAACCGCCTCGACTGA
- a CDS encoding acyltransferase family protein — MLIQLNWIRGLAAVLIVFHHMTVGSYQTTEHQQIALNLLSLETTCIFVALSGFFFRYNLGKYSYRVYLGKKLQNVILPYLLISIPAVLLYVSGLKQEHEWIDMNAFHDWPPFAQTALLLATGAHLGPLWFIPALTLIFLLAPALEWLVARGLLPAATLVGLLYFLISERPANDADPLLAALHFLPIYLCGMLACEQREHLQRPQARYWLLAALLLLSGAAVLDSAFYGLQKLALCLLLFAVFSQQVEAPARAEGRLKKGMALLGAYSFAIYFLHGYLAGAYRLLGRLLGEQNFAQYLGTRLCLTLITLLVCIAAVRMVKQLTPQRSRVLIGA; from the coding sequence ATGCTGATTCAGCTCAACTGGATCCGCGGCCTGGCGGCCGTTCTCATCGTGTTCCACCATATGACCGTGGGCAGCTACCAGACCACCGAACACCAGCAGATCGCCCTGAATCTGCTGTCGCTGGAAACCACCTGCATCTTCGTCGCGCTCTCGGGCTTCTTCTTTCGCTACAACCTCGGTAAGTACAGCTACCGGGTCTACCTGGGCAAGAAGCTGCAAAACGTCATCCTGCCCTATCTGCTGATCTCGATCCCCGCCGTGCTGCTCTATGTCTCCGGACTCAAGCAGGAGCACGAGTGGATCGACATGAACGCCTTCCATGACTGGCCGCCCTTCGCCCAGACCGCGCTGCTGCTGGCCACCGGCGCTCACCTGGGCCCGCTGTGGTTCATCCCGGCGCTGACGCTGATCTTCCTACTGGCGCCGGCTCTCGAATGGCTGGTTGCCCGCGGCCTGCTACCTGCCGCGACCCTGGTCGGCCTGCTCTATTTCCTGATCTCCGAGCGCCCGGCCAACGACGCCGATCCGCTGCTGGCGGCGCTGCATTTCCTGCCGATCTACCTGTGCGGCATGCTGGCCTGCGAGCAGCGTGAACACCTGCAACGGCCGCAGGCGCGCTATTGGCTGCTGGCCGCCCTGCTGCTGCTGAGCGGCGCGGCGGTGCTCGACAGCGCCTTCTATGGATTGCAGAAGCTGGCGCTGTGCCTGTTGCTGTTCGCCGTGTTCAGCCAGCAGGTCGAGGCGCCGGCCCGTGCCGAAGGTCGCCTGAAGAAGGGGATGGCCCTGCTCGGTGCCTACAGCTTCGCCATCTACTTCCTCCACGGCTATCTGGCCGGTGCCTATCGCCTCCTAGGCAGACTGCTGGGTGAGCAGAATTTCGCCCAGTACCTGGGTACCCGCCTCTGCCTGACGTTGATCACCCTACTGGTCTGCATCGCCGCGGTCCGGATGGTCAAGCAACTCACCCCGCAGCGCAGCCGGGTGCTGATCGGCGCCTGA
- a CDS encoding LysR family transcriptional regulator, producing the protein MKTTRKALLAQVGDFEIRLLRLFKTVVECGSFTAAEGRLGITRSAISLHMNDLEKRLGMRLCQRGRAGFSLTDEGREVLKASQSLFAALEGFRSEVNQLHQHLRGELNLGIINNLVTQPRMRITHALAALKRAAPGVLVNIGMTLPGEIETGVLDGHLHLGVLPLINALAGLEYLPLYEERALLYCSRAHPLFEVADDALDERVLAAQDAVGPNHLLNQDGHERHAALNCTARASDREGVAFLILTGCYIGYLPDHVAQPWVVQGQLRALDPERFHFDTTLAAVTRKGRRPNLVLERFLEALAETV; encoded by the coding sequence ATGAAGACGACGCGCAAGGCCCTGCTCGCCCAGGTCGGCGATTTCGAGATCCGTCTGCTGCGGCTGTTCAAGACGGTGGTGGAATGCGGCAGCTTCACCGCTGCCGAAGGCCGGCTGGGCATCACCCGCTCGGCCATCAGCCTGCACATGAACGATCTGGAGAAGCGCCTGGGCATGCGTCTCTGCCAGCGTGGTCGCGCGGGCTTTTCCCTGACCGACGAAGGTCGCGAGGTGCTCAAGGCCAGCCAGTCGCTGTTCGCCGCCCTGGAAGGCTTTCGCAGCGAGGTCAACCAGTTGCACCAGCACCTGCGCGGCGAGCTGAACCTGGGCATCATCAACAACCTGGTCACCCAGCCACGCATGCGCATCACCCACGCCCTGGCCGCCCTCAAGCGCGCCGCACCGGGCGTGCTGGTGAACATCGGCATGACCCTACCCGGCGAGATCGAGACCGGGGTACTCGACGGCCATCTGCACCTGGGCGTGCTGCCGCTGATCAATGCCCTGGCCGGCCTGGAATACCTGCCACTCTACGAGGAGCGCGCTCTGCTCTACTGCAGCCGTGCCCATCCACTGTTCGAAGTGGCCGACGATGCGCTGGATGAGCGTGTCCTGGCGGCGCAGGACGCGGTCGGGCCCAATCACCTGCTCAACCAGGACGGCCACGAGCGCCATGCCGCACTGAACTGCACGGCGCGCGCCTCGGATCGCGAAGGGGTGGCCTTTCTCATTCTCACCGGCTGCTATATCGGCTACCTGCCTGACCACGTCGCCCAGCCCTGGGTAGTCCAGGGCCAGCTGCGCGCCCTCGATCCCGAGCGTTTCCACTTCGACACCACCCTGGCCGCCGTCACCCGCAAGGGTCGGCGACCGAATCTGGTGCTGGAGCGCTTTCTCGAAGCCCTGGCCGAGACCGTCTAG
- a CDS encoding SDR family oxidoreductase, with the protein MAINKVVLITGASSGIGAGIARELGAAGCRLLLGARRSERLEALAAEINAAGGEAACRRLDVTDATDVSAFVAAARERWGRVDVIVNNAGIMPLSPLASLKTEEWMRMVDVNIKGVLNGIAAVLPEFTARGAGHVINLGSIGALSVVPTAAVYCATKHAVRAISEGLRQERDDLRVTCIHPGVVESELASTISDPAARAMMDDYRAIALQPDAIGRAVRYAIEQPDEVDVNEIVIRPTRSPN; encoded by the coding sequence ATGGCTATCAACAAGGTCGTACTCATCACCGGCGCCTCCAGTGGCATAGGCGCGGGTATCGCCCGCGAACTGGGCGCCGCCGGCTGCAGGCTGCTGCTCGGCGCCCGCCGCAGCGAACGGCTGGAAGCCCTGGCCGCCGAAATCAACGCCGCAGGTGGCGAAGCGGCGTGCCGCCGGCTGGACGTCACCGACGCCACCGACGTGTCCGCCTTCGTCGCGGCCGCCCGCGAGCGTTGGGGGCGGGTGGACGTCATCGTCAACAACGCCGGCATCATGCCGCTGTCGCCCCTGGCCTCGCTCAAGACCGAGGAGTGGATGCGCATGGTCGACGTCAATATCAAGGGCGTGCTCAACGGCATCGCCGCGGTATTGCCGGAATTCACCGCTCGCGGCGCCGGCCACGTCATCAATCTCGGCTCCATCGGCGCCCTGTCGGTGGTGCCCACAGCGGCGGTCTATTGCGCCACCAAGCATGCGGTGCGGGCGATCTCCGAAGGGCTGCGCCAGGAGCGGGACGACCTGCGCGTCACCTGCATCCATCCGGGCGTGGTGGAAAGCGAGCTGGCCTCGACCATCAGCGATCCTGCCGCGCGGGCGATGATGGACGACTACCGCGCCATCGCCCTGCAACCCGACGCCATTGGCCGGGCGGTGCGCTATGCCATTGAGCAACCGGACGAGGTGGACGTCAACGAGATCGTCATCCGCCCGACCCGCAGCCCCAACTAG